From a region of the Paeniglutamicibacter cryotolerans genome:
- a CDS encoding maleylpyruvate isomerase family mycothiol-dependent enzyme, translating to MNKTSEANLWALAHAERAALANDLAGISPAQWQHETLCVQWDVEQVLAHLTAAASLNQWRWMRSMIGARFRPDVHNQRRLREQLGSTPAETLDRFRSVINSSIAPSSHAPAYVGEVFVHAQDIRHTLGLVHSPSVDALTVIAEFYASRNFTVASRTHSEGLRLQADDGPFAAGTGALVTGSTLALVMAMAGRVPYLEELRGPGTGILRARLVSAASKTPQR from the coding sequence ATGAATAAAACGTCGGAAGCTAATCTTTGGGCCCTCGCACATGCCGAGCGCGCCGCACTTGCCAATGACCTGGCGGGGATCAGCCCGGCGCAATGGCAGCACGAGACACTTTGCGTTCAGTGGGACGTTGAGCAGGTCCTAGCGCACCTCACTGCCGCAGCGAGCCTGAACCAATGGAGATGGATGCGCAGCATGATCGGCGCACGCTTCCGGCCTGATGTGCACAACCAGCGCCGGCTGCGGGAACAGCTGGGTAGCACCCCGGCCGAAACCCTTGACCGGTTCCGTTCAGTCATCAACAGCAGCATCGCACCGTCCTCCCATGCCCCGGCCTACGTGGGTGAGGTATTCGTGCACGCCCAGGATATCCGCCACACGCTGGGGCTTGTCCACAGTCCGAGCGTTGATGCGTTGACAGTCATCGCGGAGTTCTATGCGAGCCGCAACTTCACCGTTGCCAGCCGTACGCATTCCGAAGGCCTCCGGCTTCAGGCAGACGATGGGCCCTTCGCCGCCGGAACGGGAGCACTGGTGACCGGATCGACGCTGGCCTTGGTGATGGCGATGGCCGGGCGCGTTCCCTATCTGGAGGAGCTCCGGGGCCCCGGAACGGGGATTCTTCGGGCGCGCTTGGTAAGCGCAGCATCCAAGACGCCCCAGCGCTGA
- a CDS encoding IS110 family RNA-guided transposase encodes MFERTHIGLDVHAQSIVACALNPATGEIARAKMNADPVAVLDWIQKQETGSKVVYEAGPTGFGLARFLREHDIDCVIAAPSKLLKAPGEHVKTDKRDALTLARILSLGQITEVRVPTPEQEALRDLSRARQQASKELAHSRQRINAFTLRHGLYYPEKSRWTQDHLDWLRKQHFEEAAARQALEADLELEVTLLAHLKRLEALIAEHAQDCEYAGVIDALKCFRGIDTTTAYGLAVEIGDWTRFSGSSIGSYLGLVPSEHSSGTTRSQGSITRAGNTYARRLLVEAAWQHDRPYTRPGARLMKQFELVDSATRLRAMEGNHRLHRVWENFTQRGKKRTKANTAVARELAGWCWSVAAPLQEQAARTPIFSGAAIDAA; translated from the coding sequence ATGTTCGAGCGTACCCACATTGGGCTCGATGTCCATGCCCAAAGCATCGTTGCCTGCGCCCTGAACCCCGCCACCGGGGAGATTGCTCGCGCCAAGATGAATGCCGATCCGGTAGCAGTGCTGGACTGGATCCAAAAACAGGAAACAGGGTCCAAGGTTGTCTACGAAGCCGGCCCCACCGGGTTCGGCCTGGCCCGGTTCCTGCGCGAACACGACATCGACTGCGTGATCGCTGCACCCTCAAAACTGCTGAAGGCACCCGGAGAGCACGTCAAGACCGACAAGCGGGACGCACTCACCCTGGCCAGAATCCTCTCCCTGGGACAGATCACCGAGGTGCGGGTCCCGACCCCGGAACAGGAAGCCCTGCGCGACTTGTCCCGGGCCCGGCAGCAGGCGTCCAAGGAACTGGCCCACTCCCGGCAACGGATCAATGCCTTCACCCTGCGCCACGGGCTCTACTACCCCGAGAAGTCCCGCTGGACCCAGGACCACCTCGACTGGCTACGCAAGCAGCACTTCGAGGAGGCCGCGGCCCGCCAGGCCCTGGAAGCGGACCTCGAACTCGAAGTGACGCTGCTGGCACACCTCAAACGCCTCGAAGCCCTCATCGCAGAGCACGCCCAGGATTGTGAATACGCGGGCGTGATCGATGCGCTGAAGTGCTTCCGCGGGATCGACACCACGACCGCCTACGGCCTGGCCGTGGAGATCGGGGACTGGACCCGCTTCAGCGGGTCCAGCATCGGTTCCTATTTGGGGTTGGTGCCCTCCGAGCATTCCTCCGGGACCACCCGGTCCCAGGGCTCGATCACCCGGGCCGGGAACACCTACGCGAGACGCCTGCTGGTGGAGGCGGCCTGGCAACACGACCGCCCCTATACCCGGCCCGGGGCTCGGTTGATGAAGCAATTTGAGCTGGTCGACTCGGCTACCCGGTTGCGGGCGATGGAAGGGAACCACCGGTTGCACCGCGTCTGGGAGAACTTCACCCAGCGGGGCAAGAAACGCACCAAGGCCAACACTGCCGTGGCCCGTGAGCTGGCCGGCTGGTGCTGGTCCGTCGCTGCACCGCTGCAGGAACAAGCCGCCCGGACACCGATCTTCTCGGGGGCAGCCATCGACGCGGCCTGA